ACTTGATAAACGGTGGCGTAGTGAGTTGAAAAGTCTTCTTGATCGCGGTTGGATTGTTGCTTATGCTGATGTAAGGTTTGTTTCCCATTACGATTATAGTAGTTATTCCTGGCTATCACTGCCTTCAGTTTTCTATAGCTAATTTAtgtcaagaaaaaaaaaaaagattgcaTACATAACAATTTTTTCTTGGTTTATGGGTGGTATGTCTTGcagaggtggtggtggtggtggtaagAAATGGCATCATGATGGCCGACGCACAAAGAAACAGAATTCAATCAAAGATTACATCTCTTGTGCAAAGTACCTTGTTGAAAAAGAGATTGTGCAAGAAAACAAGCTTGCTGGTTGGGGATATAGTGTTGGAGGACTCCTGGTTGCCTCCGCCATCAATTGCTGCCCGGATTTATTCCGTGCTGCAGTTTTGAAGGTTTGAAAAATCTTCTCTTTTGCTTTTGTGTCTGCTCCCGTATGCTTGCTGCATAGTCTTAATTTGCTTGTGTTGACTAGACACATTTGTTTTCAGCATTCTTACGAGTCTTTCCACTATTATTAATCCTTTTTTGTATTTTATGGGTAAGAAAAGGTAAAACAGACTGTAACATTTTTCACTATTTGTCCTCTAGGATATATGTACTAGGTAATTTAGAATATCATATGGGTATAAGCtggttttgttattttattttatagttcTATGTAAACTTATTTCATCCTTTGATCTGTTTCAGGTTCCTTTTTTAGATGCAACCAACACTCTGCTATACCCCATTTTACCTCTGACGGCTGCCGATTATGAAGAGTTTGGTTACCCTGGGGATATTGATGAGTTTCATGCCATAAGGAAATTTTCTCCATATGACAATATTCAGAAGGATGCTCTTTATCCAGCTGTATTAGTCTCCTCATCCTTCAACACACGGTAAGTAGCCCTTCTTGTAGCTGTGTCGTGTTTTGTTCAGTTATCTGAACTTCCAATTTTTCGACACTGATAAACTAAAAGATATGCCATCCAGAGAAAAAGGGATGCATGAACTTGTGAGCTTAACTGACGATTGAACAGCAGCATATAGATACACTTGGGACTTCAGAAATTCATTCTTGATCAAATCTGTTTGTGCTTGTAAATGGAAGTGCTGACTATTAGTACTACATTGAGCCTTCTAGTTGATGATGTATTTTTCCCTTGTAATTGAAGTAGGCAATAATCCCTTTCTGTTCTGACATTTTTTCAGATTTGGAGTTTGGGAAGCGGCAAAATGGGTCGCTCGAGTTCGTGAACAAACTATTTATGACCCCAAACACCCCATTCTACTTAATCTAATGATAGATATTGTAGAGGAAAATAGATATCTTCAATGCAAAGAGTCAGCTCTGGAGACTGCATTTCTTTTAAAGACAGTGGATTCATAGGTTTggcttttagaattccatcccaTGATTCTGCCACTATCTTCTGCAATGCATGGAAGCTACAAGGTTGGGGTATATATATCTGCTGTGCCGTGGCTGAACTAAGATAATACCAATCACCTTTTACTCAACATGCTCGCACCCATTGCAGGGAAAAACGATTGGAATTTGTCTGGTCGCTTTGGGTTTATATGGATTTGGAATCTGCTTTCTTTATGTCATGATAATAGCCCCTTATTCAAGTGGTTCATCATGCTAAAGCAGCCATTGATTTTTTGGCCATATGTTGCTTTCATTCATTGAGATCATTACTTTGTTATCTGTAAATGTCAGTGTACCTTATCCCTTACGTAACATCAATGCTAAAACACTAAAAAAATCCTTGGAAGAACtttgattatgtgtgtatttgTATTAGACCTAAATAagcttttaatttttaatcaaataatgttttattttatgcaaaagattGTTTATGTTAAGGACTTAAATAGGTATATAAAAAGGATAAAACTTTATTTCGACAGGAATTTAAAGAACTATTTTTATTGACAGATAATTATTATAAGTTGCTTATAAAAGTTACGAGTATTAAAACTTGATTCCGTACATCATAGAACACTTGTTTTATTTATTGATTACGAAGTTGGCTAAGTGAAATATTTGATGGTAGAATCAGTTATACTTCTCAGCAACTTCTTGGAGACATTTGCAGACCTCCTGGGGTTTGGAAAACATGGGCATATGATCGGCACCAGCTATGAATTTCACATCATCTGTAGGGCTATTTTCGATGTACCATTTCTGCAAGCTTTCTTTTATCAGCAAATCATCTTTGCAAACTATATAAACCCGATCAACAGATCCGAATTTCTCTTTTGATAGCAGAGATTCCTTGGACAAATCTTTCATGAACCACTTTCCTTGTCTCAGCAACGTGTTGGCCAATTCTATATCCTACAAATTCCAACAAAGCATTATACCATCAGCACCCACAAAACACGTTCATCTAATAACCATTTATTTATAGAGATGAAATAAACTAACCTCTTTTGGTGAGAGTTGATAAACCATTGCCTCCATGTATTTTGGTCCAAATAAGGCATGAGTTGGTGGATTTTCCGACCCATCTTCAAACAATAACTGGAAATCCATGAGCGGCTCCGCCATAACCCTTCTGAAGTACTATCTTCCACACAAAAATTCAACCCAAGTTCAAATCCGAACAAAAGATTACTAAAACACAGACATACATGAACATACAAACGCATAGCCTTCTTCATATATATTATTACCTCAGCTACTCCAGTCGCAATAGGAGAATCATGATTCGGCATAAAAGCTGTGAGATAAACAGCGGCCAATACTTTCATGGGGAAGCTTTCCATGGCTAAGGAAATGATAACCCCACCGTAACTGTGACCCACTAGTATCACTTTCTCGTCTTCAGGCAAAGAGGCCATTAATGCCATTAATGGCTCCGCATAATCGGACAAGGAAGCCAAGTCAGTGATGGTCTTGGGGTTGATTCCACTGGCACCAAGATCCAAGGGAGTGACACGGTGGCCGCCTGATTTGAGCAGCGACACAATCTTGTACCAACACCAAGCTCCATGACACATACCATGAACTAGAACGAAGTGTGTCATAGTTtccctttccttttccttttctatCTCAATATTTCCTGTTAGCTCCTTCAATTATTTGCGAGGGAGCTTTATCTAATGCTGGCCAACCTGTTGAACAGGCTGCTCAATATTAAAATGATTTCTTCAACTTTTGATGATGAGTTAACACAAGCAATGAAACCCAAATGAAACAAAGTTGCAATAGAAAATCTGCTATTAGTACCTACCCACTTTCTTAACAGTTTGTCTTGCCTTATGAATTAGAACAAAATGTTTCATGGTTATTAGCCGCTTCAATTATTTGCAAGTGGGCTTTATCTAATGTTGGCTAGCTTCGTGCCATCTCAAATCAATAGGTTGAACCAAAAATCAATGATTTGTTAACCTTGATAAACATGCtggttaaaaaaaatatatttgctATTATTGGATGTTTGATAAGGTCGTACTGCTTCTCTTTCTTGTTTTTTGCTATTATTGGATGTGCTTGCTTTGCTTTGCTTTGTGTGATAAAGAGAATTTGCTTTCGAATTGGATACATTAGTGATTATTATGACCTTTCTTCTCTTACGCTTTTTTCTACGTACTTTCTTTGAAAAAgtgattaatatattattatttataaatttataaataattcttttttgtATAAGTGGACTGTATATTTTCCTCCAATGTCATGATGACCTAtaggaaaaatgattaattgTGATATCAAAATCTTAAAAATTTCAACAAATTTTTGTACTTTTTTCAACACTTTTTTCACCATCAAACTTTCTAGTTTGATTGTAGATTTTACTTTTTGAAGTTTTACTgtatttttattgaattaaacTTCAAATTTATTATTCTTAGATAATTGATTACAtaattcaaatcatatttgagTGGTGAATACCTTAATTATCATGCCAACACGCGAAACGAAATAAATTATCAAGATAAATTCTTTAATTATCAATTATATTGGTGAGCAACTTCTTGGAGGCATTTGCAGAGCTCATGAGGCTTGGAGAACATGGGCATATGATCCGCACCAGCTATGGATTTCACATCCTCTGTTGGGCTGTTTTCAATGTACCATTTCTGCATACTTTCTTTCACCAACAAATCATCTTTGCAAACTATATAAACCCGATGGATGGATCCGAATTTCTCTTTGCTTAGCAGAGATTCGTTTGCTAAATCTTTGAGGAATATTTTTCCTTGTCTCATCAACGTCAAACCCAGTTGTATATCCTACAACATAACCACTCAACAACCAATCATTTATGCAGATCAGACTGGTTTTTCTTTTAATGACTTTAGGATCACAATAACTTCGTTTAGTTTGATTTTGACAATACAATTTCTTtctaaaaaaagttaaaattaataccataaaattttaactttgaaaaataaagGGTAAATTACATATGAGATCATTaaactattttaaatttatattttaatcattcaatttaaaaaaatacaaaattgttTAGgtcaaataaaaactttcaaatataaaaataaaatcaagctAAATGCACACTTTTCTGAGAGGCTAAACTGACCTCTTTTGGTGAGAGATGGTAAACCTTTGCCTCCGTGTATTTTGGTCCAAATAAGGCACGAGTTGGTGGACTTTCTGATCCATCATCAAACCATACCTGGAAATCCAAGAGCGGCTCCGCCATAATACGTTTCAAGAGCTTCCACAAAACATTTAATCCAAGTTTAAACCCCCGATAAAAAGATAAGTAAAACACAACATACAAAGGCACAGTGTTCATATATTTACCTCCATTAATCCGGTTGCAATAGGATAATCATGATTCGGCATCAAAGCTGCCACATAAACAGCGGCCAATACTTTCTTGGGGAAGCTTTCCATGGCTAAAGAAATTATAACCCCTCCATAACTATGACCCACTAACATCACCTTCTCGTCTTCAGGCAAAGAGGCCATTAATTCCATCAGTGGTTGCGCATAATCGGACAAGGAAGCCAGATCAGTGATGGTCTTGGGATTGGTTCCACAGGCACCAAGATCCAAGGGAGTGACACGGTGGCCGCCTGATTTGAGCAGCGACACAATCTTGTACCAACACCAAGCTCCATGACACATACCATGAACTAGAACAAAGTGTGACATAGTTTCCCTAATCTTTTCTATCTCAATATTTCCTGTTAGCTGCTTCAACTATTTGCAGAGGAGCTTTATCTAATGCCAGCCAACCTGTTGAACAGGCTGCTCAATACTAAAATTCTGCTATTGGGACCTGCCCGTTTTAGTAACAGTTTCTCTTACCTGATGATCTTTTGTAATTTTCTGTGGTGAATGAATatcttttaacaaaaaaaaaaaaaatgtttaaataagaaaaataggatAAGTTTTTTGAGAAGGAGTCGTTTCTGACTAACAGACAAATTTGTTCATTACACTCTTTTTCTTGTTTTAGTTGTAGATAAATACTAAAGTTtcgaaaataaatttgaaatgataaaaaattgaaAGGTATaattgaaaatcaaaagaaaaataaaatattttaaaatatatcatttttaactaaaataattttttcctcATTTCTCTCTTTCCAAATAATcatttttttctcttatttttctttcttatttatttttcttacttTTCATTCCTTTATGAAAATATAGTTACGTTAATTTCTGAAAAATAAACTAATTTTCTAGaaaattgatatttttttatgtttgaatAATCTTATGTGAAATATTTTCTGTTCTCGGTAAAATTTCTAAATCATTTTGTAAAATTTCTTCTTAATGAAATGCATAACATAGTACAATCTCCTTCGACAAtcgaaatatattttataataaaataatatattgtaataattaatatcatatataaatttaattacaaATAATATCTAATTGAgctttatttaaattatataagaGTGCATATTGATACTTCAGAGTTGCAAGGGATAGTTGAAGCTAAGTAGTAAACAAATATTCATAATTTATACTagtttaaaatatgttataagtcaTTATACtctttgtaaatttaaaatttagtctttaaaattttatttttaggaattcaATCgactttttagatttcaaaattcaggttcaattgttaacactattaaaaatattttgttaaattcagctTGTTAAAACATCATTTTTTAACTACGTAGCTACCAAgcgagtatttttatttaaaatgtcacatcaataaaattgacaaaaaaattaataatattaacaattagaCCTAAATTTGAAATATAAAATGTAGGGAACTAAATTCTTAAAAGGAAAAGTACAATAATTAAATTCTCAATTTATGAAAAGTAGATAAACTTATGGCATACTTCAACCTtgatattataaaacatttattattaatatatttataattgtaatgtatatttattattaaatgattactataaatatttttcaataatattgtttaaatttaaaattattattttaattttttattaaaataaaattgtaatattGAATAAGTATTGACGtagtaaattatataaattatattgataatttattgtattattaaatataaataattaaatatatatattcaataatattgaaaatgtaatattttatattaatattttaaatatttttaagattaaaagtaaaaatttattattaatataatattattaggcttaatttaagttaattttatataaaataaaattactcatgaaagaatttttttgtaaattaaCTTATATTTTtcagaaaaataatttattttctgttgatttataaattatttttatttatctaacTGGttgacataaaataaatatataaaatgtaaaattatttctCGTAAATAATTTACTGTGAAACAAACTCACCATAAATTATTGCAATGAGAAGGTGCTTGCAGTTCAAGAGGACCCACAGCTTCATCAATGTTGCCAGTCTTTTCCCCTAATTTCTTTGTTACAAAATATTTGCATTATGGTTCACACTCCACACTCCGCAGTTTCTTCTTTATTAAGTAATATTTATATTTGCATTAGGGTCTACACTCCGCAGTTTCTTCATTACGTAATATTTATATTTGCATTATGGTCCACAACTGCATTTGCTATTTAATAGGGTGATGTGATTGAATATAGTGTGATTATCATTACCCATTAATTATCATTAAAAAACATTCTCAGTATTTATTAATAATATGTTTAATCTAATTAATTTACTAAAaatatctctctctctctctctctatatatatgaaAGACATAGTGGGgaagagaaaaataaattttagatcaTTCCTTGccagattaattacgaaaatagtatatttttttAGGTCGTGCCTACCTGACAGGCACAACcgattttttaatattaaatttttttcgtttaaaaattattattatattttttttttcggGTTAGTAGACAACCTGTGTATATTGAAGCATACATACATGTTGTGCCTTCTTGGTAGGCACAACTGGTGGGGCCCACATGCTTAATTTTTCCCTTATATATTCCCCCGAAAATCAGATGAAGAACATATAGAAAATTTAGCAGCAAAATAGAAGTAAGAAGAGAGtgagaagaaggaaagaaaggaaagcAAGAAGAAGGATaaggtattttaatttatttatttttaaatagaatgtagaattttgttagaaattttattatttaaaagtttgttagattaataattttgttagcttttgaatgaaaaatttt
This is a stretch of genomic DNA from Gossypium arboreum isolate Shixiya-1 chromosome 11, ASM2569848v2, whole genome shotgun sequence. It encodes these proteins:
- the LOC108479770 gene encoding methyl jasmonate esterase 1-like → MTHFVLVHGMCHGAWCWYKIVSLLKSGGHRVTPLDLGASGINPKTITDLASLSDYAEPLMALMASLPEDEKVILVGHSYGGVIISLAMESFPMKVLAAVYLTAFMPNHDSPIATGVAEYFRRVMAEPLMDFQLLFEDGSENPPTHALFGPKYMEAMVYQLSPKEDIELANTLLRQGKWFMKDLSKESLLSKEKFGSVDRVYIVCKDDLLIKESLQKWYIENSPTDDVKFIAGADHMPMFSKPQEVCKCLQEVAEKYN
- the LOC108477048 gene encoding methyl jasmonate esterase 1-like, coding for MSHFVLVHGMCHGAWCWYKIVSLLKSGGHRVTPLDLGACGTNPKTITDLASLSDYAQPLMELMASLPEDEKVMLVGHSYGGVIISLAMESFPKKVLAAVYVAALMPNHDYPIATGLMELLKRIMAEPLLDFQVWFDDGSESPPTRALFGPKYTEAKVYHLSPKEDIQLGLTLMRQGKIFLKDLANESLLSKEKFGSIHRVYIVCKDDLLVKESMQKWYIENSPTEDVKSIAGADHMPMFSKPHELCKCLQEVAHQYN